Proteins from a genomic interval of Oxyura jamaicensis isolate SHBP4307 breed ruddy duck chromosome 10, BPBGC_Ojam_1.0, whole genome shotgun sequence:
- the FBXO22 gene encoding F-box only protein 22 isoform X2 codes for MEASGRAAFVLSNLAEVVERVLGFLPTKALLRAACVCRLWRECARRTLRTRQRLAWVSALEPGPADSHALVRALARELEKVHVLPQTVLYIADAETFSGHEECHDQKKARKRNSKETAIALEKLLPKRCQVLGLVTPGIVVTPMGSSSNQPQEIEDGEAGFALLFPKIDGVKIQTFHFPKDLKNRVFDESKFAEAGLKNNPDLRVVLLFGYNSWKSGATRFLHQIVNPLNEKSIILAGGQVESFTSLTSENNAQPSDACGVVGLAFSGPQIQSATVLLDQDVADERTAEAAMQRLKAANIPERNTIGFMFACVGRGYRHYKTKRNMEADAFRKFFPNVPLFGFFGHGEIGCDRIVTGNFVLRECNDVKDDLLHGYTTVMTLIHLGSTKTNQV; via the exons ATGGAGGCGAGCGGCAGGGCCGCCTTCGTGCTCAGCAACCTGGCCGAGGTGGTGGAGCGCGTCCTCGGCTTCCTGCCCACCAAGGCGCTGCTGCGCGCCGCGTG CGTGTGCCGCCTCTGGAGGGAGTGCGCCCGGCGGACCCTGCGCACGCGGCAGCGCCTCGCCTGGGTGTCGGCGCTGGAGCCGGGGCCCGCCGACAGCCACGCGCTGGTGCGCGCGCTCGCCCGGGAGCTCGAG aaaGTGCACGTGCTGCCCCAAACCGTGCTCTACATAGCGGATGCAGAAACGTTCAGCGGCCACGAGGAATGCCATGACCAAAAGAAAG ccagaaaaagaaatagtaaagaAACAGCAATTGCACTTGAAAAACTGTTGCCAAAACGATGTCAAGTTCTTGGACTGGTCACTCCAGGGATTGTAG TTACCCCTATGGGTTCAAGCAGCAATCAACCTCAAGAAATTGAAGATGGTGAAGCTGGGTTTGCTCTGCTGTTTCCCAAAATTGATGGTGTAAAAATAcaaacctttcattttcctaaaGACTTGAAGAACAGGGTCTTCGATGAAAGTAAATTTGCTGAAGCAG GTCTGAAGAATAATCCAGATCTCCGTGTGGTTCTTCTGTTTGGCTACAACTCTTGGAAGTCAGGAGCTACTCGATTTCTTCATCAAATAGTCAATCCTTTGAATGAAAAAAGTATCATCCTAGCTGGgggacaagtggagagctttACATCGCTGACCTCTGAGAA TAATGCCCAGCCCAGCGATGCCTGTGGTGTGGTTGGACTGGCTTTCAGTGGTCCTCAGATCCAGAGCGCGACAGTTCTGTTAGACCAGGATGTAGCTGATGAGAGGACAGCAGAAGCCGCTATGCAACGTCTCAAAGCAGCAAACATCCCCGAGCGTAACACCATTGGCTTCATGTTTGCATGTGTTGGCAGAGGATATCGGCATtataaaaccaaaagaaatatGGAAGCAGATGCGTTTAGGAAGTTCTTTCCAAACGTTCCCCTCTTTGGCTTTTTTGGACATGGCGAAATAGGATGTGATCGAATAGTTACTGGGAATTTTGTGTTAAGAGAATGTAATGACGTAAAGGATGACCTGCTTCATGGTTATACTACCGTAATGACTCTTATTCATCTTGGTTCAACGAAAACAAACCAAgtgtaa
- the FBXO22 gene encoding F-box only protein 22 isoform X1, with the protein MEASGRAAFVLSNLAEVVERVLGFLPTKALLRAACVCRLWRECARRTLRTRQRLAWVSALEPGPADSHALVRALARELEKVHVLPQTVLYIADAETFSGHEECHDQKKARKRNSKETAIALEKLLPKRCQVLGLVTPGIVVTPMGSSSNQPQEIEDGEAGFALLFPKIDGVKIQTFHFPKDLKNRVFDESKFAEAGLKNNPDLRVVLLFGYNSWKSGATRFLHQIVNPLNEKSIILAGGQVESFTSLTSENNNAQPSDACGVVGLAFSGPQIQSATVLLDQDVADERTAEAAMQRLKAANIPERNTIGFMFACVGRGYRHYKTKRNMEADAFRKFFPNVPLFGFFGHGEIGCDRIVTGNFVLRECNDVKDDLLHGYTTVMTLIHLGSTKTNQV; encoded by the exons ATGGAGGCGAGCGGCAGGGCCGCCTTCGTGCTCAGCAACCTGGCCGAGGTGGTGGAGCGCGTCCTCGGCTTCCTGCCCACCAAGGCGCTGCTGCGCGCCGCGTG CGTGTGCCGCCTCTGGAGGGAGTGCGCCCGGCGGACCCTGCGCACGCGGCAGCGCCTCGCCTGGGTGTCGGCGCTGGAGCCGGGGCCCGCCGACAGCCACGCGCTGGTGCGCGCGCTCGCCCGGGAGCTCGAG aaaGTGCACGTGCTGCCCCAAACCGTGCTCTACATAGCGGATGCAGAAACGTTCAGCGGCCACGAGGAATGCCATGACCAAAAGAAAG ccagaaaaagaaatagtaaagaAACAGCAATTGCACTTGAAAAACTGTTGCCAAAACGATGTCAAGTTCTTGGACTGGTCACTCCAGGGATTGTAG TTACCCCTATGGGTTCAAGCAGCAATCAACCTCAAGAAATTGAAGATGGTGAAGCTGGGTTTGCTCTGCTGTTTCCCAAAATTGATGGTGTAAAAATAcaaacctttcattttcctaaaGACTTGAAGAACAGGGTCTTCGATGAAAGTAAATTTGCTGAAGCAG GTCTGAAGAATAATCCAGATCTCCGTGTGGTTCTTCTGTTTGGCTACAACTCTTGGAAGTCAGGAGCTACTCGATTTCTTCATCAAATAGTCAATCCTTTGAATGAAAAAAGTATCATCCTAGCTGGgggacaagtggagagctttACATCGCTGACCTCTGAGAA TAATAATGCCCAGCCCAGCGATGCCTGTGGTGTGGTTGGACTGGCTTTCAGTGGTCCTCAGATCCAGAGCGCGACAGTTCTGTTAGACCAGGATGTAGCTGATGAGAGGACAGCAGAAGCCGCTATGCAACGTCTCAAAGCAGCAAACATCCCCGAGCGTAACACCATTGGCTTCATGTTTGCATGTGTTGGCAGAGGATATCGGCATtataaaaccaaaagaaatatGGAAGCAGATGCGTTTAGGAAGTTCTTTCCAAACGTTCCCCTCTTTGGCTTTTTTGGACATGGCGAAATAGGATGTGATCGAATAGTTACTGGGAATTTTGTGTTAAGAGAATGTAATGACGTAAAGGATGACCTGCTTCATGGTTATACTACCGTAATGACTCTTATTCATCTTGGTTCAACGAAAACAAACCAAgtgtaa
- the NRG4 gene encoding pro-neuregulin-4, membrane-bound isoform isoform X1, translating to MVSSSLLGRAFTLCLVYVPNIKQCTFLDGFIFVLPSSKILTTDLSLTLSFPVDISDTRSQEVYSLGPFLKQYIIQPGVLAGQALPSLRIPLFYSHNHLLITPIYILLSGSLQDSLTLAKRGQMTWSFSLSALMTQRDQMGSQRHRKWELNNFIFNSFLSLEVATRKKHTYFHNGTLPSSSLYGIYNVVLKRKFIEKIPGFQRGENAECRFLISKIKKLEVYKNVGAKKNLNKLQFLGCLLHALVSEKILCILYQRRRKHSKTEKKRHNATVYKVRSQGENRNIKTIRKQHRKIHYFLRTHFREVGAQVKAQHLQGKSESIKASRGPDPEKLLTTLYKSLKDKFLPKLTELRCYFLDFKPLADTHEEADNVVLKARKDESGFSSHMDIPALNAEFRCAAILTATLESVLLKILGIASVEISHRQLLNNFHVLLIMRHSDLVNFSTLFSLKEEKAYGHLKWKFRKEILTEDVKNKWIQVVRYNLLQPSQLSRQAWNSYSVLPIMFPLSRKQITQKVRMNKPKPCLNANKLIYETTLSLNEILLAIPVPSNPLQLRTFQLLKLLISTHKLGEFVFQVKSRLGYKFIFSWPNATESAG from the coding sequence ATGGTTAGTAGTAGTCTACTGGGTAGAGCATTTACCCTTTGCTTGGTATATGTCCCTAATATTAAGCAATGTACCTTTCttgatggttttatttttgtcttgcctTCTTCTAAAATTCTCACTACTGATCTAAGTCTTACCTTAAGTTTTCCAGTTGATATTTCAGACACTAGAAGTCAGGAAGTGTATTCATTGGGTCCATTCCTGAAACAATACATTATCCAGCCAGGTGTGTTGGCTGGACAAGCACTGCCCTCTCTAAGGATCCCTTTGTTTTACTCACATAACCATTTGCTGATCACaccaatatatatattgctatcTGGTTCCTTACAGGATTCCCTTACTCTGGCAAAGAGAGGTCAAATGACATggtctttctctctttctgccttGATGACACAAAGAGACCAGATGGGTAGTCAGCGGCACAGAAAATGGGaattgaataattttattttcaactcaTTTCTATCACTGGAGGTTGCAACTAGGAAAAAACACACCTATTTCCATAACGGCACATTACCTAGCAGTTCACTCTATGGCATTTATAATGTTGTTTTGAAGAGAAAGTTTATTGAGAAAATTCCAGGATttcaaaggggagaaaatgctGAATGCAGATTTCTcatctctaaaataaaaaaactggAGGTGTATAAAAATGTAGGTGCAAAGAAAAATTTGAACAAGCTTCAATTCCTAGGGTGTCTACTGCATGCTCTTGtgtcagaaaaaatactgtgtatttTATATCAACGTAGACGAAAGCACAgcaagacagagaagaaaaggcacaATGCTACAGTGTATAAGGTAAGAAGTCAAGGAGAAAACCGTAATATAAAAACTATtagaaaacaacacagaaaaatacattactttttGAGGACTCATTTCAGAGAAGTTGGAGCCCAAGTTAAAGCTCAGCATCTACAGGGAAAATCTGAAAGCATCAAAGCAAGTAGAGGCCCGGATCCAGAGAAGTTGCTTACTACGTTATATAAATCACTGAAAGATAAGTTTCTCCCCAAATTAACTGAACTTAGATGTTATTTCTTGGACTTCAAACCCTTAGCAGATACTCATGAGGAAGCTGATAATGTTGTTTTAAAGGCTAGGAAAGATGAAAGTGGTTTTTCATCACATATGGACATACCAGCGTTAAATGCAGAGTTTAGATGTGCAGCAATACTGACAGCTACATTAGAATCCGTGTTACTTAAAATACTTGGCATAGCCTCAGTGGAAATTAGTCACAGACAGCTGTTAAATAATTTCCATGTGTTATTGATCATGAGACATTCAGACTTAGTAAACTTCAGCACGCTATTTtcattgaaagaagaaaaggcttatGGTCATCTTAAATGGAAATTCAGGAAGGAAATACTAACAgaagatgtgaaaaataaatggattcaAGTTGTACGCTATAATCTCTTACAACCCTCTCAGCTTTCCAGACAAGCATGGAATAGTTACTCAGTATTACCAATCATGTTTCCATTATCCAGGAAACAAATTACACAAAAAGTGAGAATGAATAAACCAAAACCAtgtttaaatgcaaacaaattgATTTATGAAACAACGTTATCTTTGAATGAAATCCTATTAGCGATTCCGGTTCCTTCTAATCCATTGCAACTGAGAACATTTCAGCTTCtaaaattacttatttcaaCTCACAAGCTTGGGGAATTTGTCTTTCAGGTCAAAAGTAGATTAGGctacaaattcattttcagctggCCAAATGCCACAGAAAGTGCAGGGTAG
- the NRG4 gene encoding pro-neuregulin-4, membrane-bound isoform isoform X2, whose translation MRTDHEELCGTSYGSFCLNGGICYMIPTVSSPFCRCIENYTGARCEEVLLPSIKSQTKGDLFAVLLASLLLLGVLLTGTFYFLCRKASIPRTSSSECGANLVETTSSNVCNKIITE comes from the exons ATGCGAACAG ATCATGAAGAACTCTGTGGCACCAGTTATGGATCTTTTTGTCTAAATGGAGGAATTTGTTATATGATTCCTACTGTATCCAGTCCATTCTGCAG GTGTATTGAGAACTACACAGGAGCCCGTTGTGAAGAAGTTCTGCTGCCCAGCATCAAGTCTCAAACAAAAGGTGACCTGTTTGCCGTTCTCTTGGCTTCACTACTTCTGCTAGGAGTTCTTTTAACTGGAACATTCTACTTCCTTTGCAG GAAAGCATCCATTCCCAGAACAAGTTCATCAGAGTGTGGGGCCAACCTGGTTGAGACCACAAGCAGCAATGTCTGCAACA aaataataacagAGTAA